The Limibacillus halophilus genome includes the window TGTGGTTCTGGTGCCGATCCAGCACGATACCCCCGCCGAAATGGCCCAACCGTTTGATGTTCAAGATTGGGCAAGCGGTGAGACCGATCCGATTCCAGGCAAAACGATGCCGCAGATCGCGACGGTGACACGCGATTATCCGAACCTTTACAAGCAGTTCACCGCTGTTGGGCCCTTGATGGAAAAGATTGGTAACGGCGGTAAGGGCATCGCTTGGGATACCAAGCATGAGATCGGCAATCTTCGCAGTCTCAACGGCACCGTGACCGAGGAAGGTGTATCCAAGGGCTTGCCGCGGATAGAAACCGATATCGATGCGGCGGAAGTCATTCTGATGCTGGCCCCGGAAACCAATGGTGAAGTCGCTGTCAAAGCCTGGGAAGCCCTCTCCAAGACCACAGGTAGGGAACACGCTCACCTGGCGATCCCGAAGGAAGATGAGAAAATTCGCTTCCGCGACGTGGTGGCGCAACCCCGCAAGATCATCTCGTCGCCAACCTGGTCTGGTTTGGAATCAGAAAAGGTCTGCTACAACGCTGGCTACACCAATGTCCACGAACTGATCCCTTGGCGGACCCTAACCGGACGCCAGCAACTCTACCAGGATCACCTCTGGATGCGCGCCTTCGGGGAGGGTTTTTGCGTCTATCGGCCGCCGATCGACACAAAGTCGGTCAAGCCGATCATCGACAGCAAGCTAAACGGCAATCCGCAGGTAGTCCTCAATTTCATAACGCCGCACCAGAAATGGGGCATCCATTCCACCTACACGGACAACTTGCTGATGCTGACCCTGTCCCGAGGAGGACCGATCGTTTGGCTATCGGAAATCGACGCAAAACGCGCCGACATCGTCGATAACGACTGGGTCGAGGCCTACAACGCCAACGGCGCCTTGGTCGCCAGAGCGGTGGTGTCTCAGCGGATCAAGGAGGGCACGCTCTTCATGTATCACGCACAGGAGAAGATCGTGAACGTGCCGGGCTCCGAGATCACCGGGAATCGCGGCGGCATCCACAATTCCGTCACCCGAGCTGTGCTCAAGCCGACACACATGATCGGCGGCTATGCCCAGCTTTCCTATGGCTTCAACTATTACGGCACCGTCGGTTCCAATCGGGATGAGTTCGTCATCGTCAGAAAAATGAACAAAGTCGATTGGCTGGACTCACCGGCTGGCGGCGCTCAGGAGGTCCAAAAATGAAAATCCGCGCACAGATCGGCATGGTGCTGAACCTCGACAAGTGCATCGGGTGCCATACCTGTTCGGTTACCTGCAAGAACGTTTGGACCAGCCGCGAAGGCGTAGAATACGCCTGGTTCAACAACGTCGAGACGAAGCCCGGCATCGGGTATCCCAAGGATTGGGAAAACCAGAAACGCTGGAATGGTGGATGGGAACGTGGCCGCAACGGCAAGATTCGCCCGAAGATGGGCGCCAAATGGCGTGTTCTAGCCAAAATCTTCGCCAATCCCGACCTGCCGGAAATCGACGACTACTACGAACCTTTCACTTTCGATTACGAGCATCTCCAGAAAGCACCGGAGAGCAAGGCGACACCGACGGCGCGTCCACGCTCCCTCTTATCCGGCGAGCGCATGGAGAAGATTGAGTGGGGTCCGAACTGGGAGGAGATTCTGGGCGGCGAGTTCAGCAAGCGTTCCGAGGACGCGAACTTCGAGGGGATCGAGAAGGAGATCTACGGCGAGTTTGAAAACACCTTCATGATGTACCTGCCCCGGCTTTGTGAGCATTGCCTCAATCCAACCTGTGTAGCGGCCTGCCCGTCGGGCGCAATCTACAAACGCGAGGAAGACGGTATTGTCCTGATCGATCAGGAAAAATGCCGGGGCTGGCGGATGTGCGTCTCCGGCTGTCCCTATAAGAAAATCTATTACAATTGGTCGAGCGGCAAATCGGAGAAGTGCATCTTCTGCTACCCGCGAATCGAGGTCGGGCAACCCACGGTCTGCTCGGAGACCTGTGTTGGACGCATCCGCTATCTGGGCGTCCTGCTCTATGACGCCGACCGGATCGAGGAAGCCGCATCGGCGGAGGACCCCCAGGACCTTTACGAGACTCAGCTTGCCATATTCCTCGACCCCAACGACCCCGAAATACAAGCCAGGGCCCGCGCCGATGGCGTTCCCGATGCCTGGCTAGAAGCGGCCAAACGCTCACCCGTTTACAAGATGGCCATGGACTGGAAGGTCGCCTTTCCGCTGCATCCGGAGTACCGAACGCTGCCGATGGTCTGGTACGTGCCACCCCTGTCACCCATCCAGGCGGCGGCGGAAGGCGGCAAGATCGGCCTGGATGGAGAAATGCCGGACGTGCGCAACCTGCGCATTCCCGTCCGCTATCTCTCCAATCTTTTGACTGCCGGAAAGGACGAGCCGGTCATCCTGGCGCTGGAGCGCATGCTGGCGATGCGGGCCTACATGCGCGCCAAAACCATCGACGGCGTGATCGATACCGCCGTTGCCAACCGGGTCGGCCTGACGCCCGGGCAGATCGATGAAATGTACGAGATCATGGCCATTGCCAACTATGAGGACCGCTTCGTTATACCGACCAGCCATCGTGAGGTGAGTGAAGACGCTTACGACTTGCGCGGCGGTTGCGGGTTCTCCTTTGGCAACGGCTGCTCGGGTGGGTCTTCGGACGCCGATCTCTTTTCCCCGAAACGCAAAAAGAGCGTTTCGACGCCGACGGAGGTGTTCTGATGACCAGGACCTATAAGGTGCTATCGCTTCTGCTCTCCTACCCCACGGCGGAGATTCTGTCCGCACTCGCGGATATGCGTTCGGTGGTAGAGCAGGAAAATCTGCTGCCTGCGAAGGGACGGCAACTTCTCCATCGCTTCATGGATGACCTCGCCGAACGCGACCTTTGGGACTCGCAGGAGCGCTACGTCTTTCTGTTCGATCAGACCCGCTCGCTCTCGCTCCATCTTTTCGAACACGTCCATGGCGAAAGCCGGGATCGCGGTCAGGCGATGGTCGATCTCCTCAAGGTCTACGAAGATCGCGGATTGGCGATGGGGACAAAAGAACTACCGGACCACCTGCCCTTGTTCCTGGAGTTTCTGTCGACCCTTCCCGCGACAGAAGCGCAGGACTTTCTGGCCCAGCCACTGCAGATCATCGCCGCGCTTGGCCAGCGGCTGAAACG containing:
- the narH gene encoding nitrate reductase subunit beta, which encodes MKIRAQIGMVLNLDKCIGCHTCSVTCKNVWTSREGVEYAWFNNVETKPGIGYPKDWENQKRWNGGWERGRNGKIRPKMGAKWRVLAKIFANPDLPEIDDYYEPFTFDYEHLQKAPESKATPTARPRSLLSGERMEKIEWGPNWEEILGGEFSKRSEDANFEGIEKEIYGEFENTFMMYLPRLCEHCLNPTCVAACPSGAIYKREEDGIVLIDQEKCRGWRMCVSGCPYKKIYYNWSSGKSEKCIFCYPRIEVGQPTVCSETCVGRIRYLGVLLYDADRIEEAASAEDPQDLYETQLAIFLDPNDPEIQARARADGVPDAWLEAAKRSPVYKMAMDWKVAFPLHPEYRTLPMVWYVPPLSPIQAAAEGGKIGLDGEMPDVRNLRIPVRYLSNLLTAGKDEPVILALERMLAMRAYMRAKTIDGVIDTAVANRVGLTPGQIDEMYEIMAIANYEDRFVIPTSHREVSEDAYDLRGGCGFSFGNGCSGGSSDADLFSPKRKKSVSTPTEVF
- the narJ gene encoding nitrate reductase molybdenum cofactor assembly chaperone translates to MTRTYKVLSLLLSYPTAEILSALADMRSVVEQENLLPAKGRQLLHRFMDDLAERDLWDSQERYVFLFDQTRSLSLHLFEHVHGESRDRGQAMVDLLKVYEDRGLAMGTKELPDHLPLFLEFLSTLPATEAQDFLAQPLQIIAALGQRLKRRDSVYADLFDAIRALAAAKLDPTVVEALLTLEEDDPNDFEALDRIWEEEAVRFGGGSGKQACPAERIGDRLRAATREEAAVTTMRGTGTGGSVDA